The Balnearium lithotrophicum genomic sequence ACACTACGAAAAACACCAAAATGCAAGACTAACCTGCAGATACTTCGGAATAAGTCCAACCACCTTCTACAAATGGAAAAATAGATACAAAAAGTACGGTTTAGAAGGCCTCAAAGACAGAAACAAAAGACCTCACAGAGTAAGACAACCTCAGAT encodes the following:
- a CDS encoding helix-turn-helix domain-containing protein, translated to MKQLKKFKGTSLHISNTPFKKTIKRGTKIKTKLDLTKDPNVRKRLKWIQHYEKHQNARLTCRYFGISPTTFYKWKNRYKKYGLEGLKDRNKRPHRVRQPQ